In Numida meleagris isolate 19003 breed g44 Domestic line chromosome 3, NumMel1.0, whole genome shotgun sequence, the following are encoded in one genomic region:
- the ALKAL2 gene encoding ALK and LTK ligand 2 isoform X1, with translation MSGLRSPGLLGLLLLVLSAGYCKEKTDATDLKDRQSLLNLIMEIIQELKRYRLEKDSGVQYFSKHDYNLDRREVADYGGYQDEQRVEIVPRDLRMKDKFLKHLTGPLYFSPKCSKHFHRLYHNTRDCTIPAYYKRCARLLTRLAVSPVCMEG, from the exons ATGAGCGGACTGAGGTCTcctgggctgctggggctgctgctcttgGTGCTCTCGGCAGGATACTGCAAAGAGAAGACCGACGCCACGGATTTGAAGGACAGGCAGAGTCTCTTAAATCTCATCATGGAGATCATTCAGGAATTGAAGAGGTACCGCTTGGAGAAGGACAGTGGGGTGCAGTACTTCTCCAAGCACGACTACAACTTGGATCGGAGGGAAGTGGCTGACTACGGAGGATACCAGGATGAGCAGAGAGTTG aaATTGTTCCCAGAGATCTGAGGATGAAAGACAAGTTTCTAAAGCACTTAACAG GTCCACTCTACTTTAGCCCAAAATGTAGTAAACACTTTCATCGGCTTTACCACAATACAAGGGACTGCACCATCCCAGCAT ACTATAAAAGATGTGCCAGGCTTCTTACTCGGTTGGCAGTAAGCCCAGTGTGCATGGAGGGATAA
- the ALKAL2 gene encoding ALK and LTK ligand 2 isoform X2, with the protein MSGLRSPGLLGLLLLVLSAGYCKEKTDATDLKDRQSLLNLIMEIIQELKRYRLEKDSGVQYFSKHDYNLDRREVADYGGYQDEQRVEIVPRDLRMKDKFLKHLTGPLYFSPKCSKHFHRLYHNTRDCTIPACDIPTNIVSG; encoded by the exons ATGAGCGGACTGAGGTCTcctgggctgctggggctgctgctcttgGTGCTCTCGGCAGGATACTGCAAAGAGAAGACCGACGCCACGGATTTGAAGGACAGGCAGAGTCTCTTAAATCTCATCATGGAGATCATTCAGGAATTGAAGAGGTACCGCTTGGAGAAGGACAGTGGGGTGCAGTACTTCTCCAAGCACGACTACAACTTGGATCGGAGGGAAGTGGCTGACTACGGAGGATACCAGGATGAGCAGAGAGTTG aaATTGTTCCCAGAGATCTGAGGATGAAAGACAAGTTTCTAAAGCACTTAACAG GTCCACTCTACTTTAGCCCAAAATGTAGTAAACACTTTCATCGGCTTTACCACAATACAAGGGACTGCACCATCCCAGCAT GTGATATACCTACCAACATAGTGTCTGGATAA